Sequence from the Guyparkeria hydrothermalis genome:
AGTAAAAGGTTTTGACATATGGCTGCTCCTGAAAACCGGACTAAAAAATACGCTCGCGTATCCGAGCTGGAAGCGTTGTTGAAAGAGCTTAATGGCAAGCTGGCTGGTGCGAACGAAAAGTACCTTGAAGATTGCTCGGAACGATTTCCAAAAATTTTTCTCATGGGGGCTCACCGTTCTGGCAGCACGCTGTTCATGCAATGGCTCGCCGACTCCGGCCTGGTCGCCTATCCAACCAACATGCTATCCCGCTTCTTCGGAGCACCGCTGGTAGGCGCGAAAATTCAACAGCTATTGACCGATCCCCGCTACAACTTCCGTAACGAAATTTTGGACTTCAACTCCGAAATCAACTTCAGCTCCGACAACGGCAAGACCCGGGGTGCTCTGGCTCCCAACGAGTTCTGGTACTTCTGGCGGCGCTTCTTGCCGTTCGACAAACTCGACTACCTGCCACCAGTGGAACTCCGGGAGAAGGCGGACCTCATCGGATTACGGGATGAGCTTAATGCGTTGACGAACATCTTCGGCAAGCCGTTCGCCATGAAAGCCATGATCATGAACCAGAATATCCCCGAACTGGCCGAGCAGTTCGACAAGGCCCTGTTCATCTGGATTCGGCGAGATCCGGTCTTCAACATCCAGTCCGCCTTGGAAGCCCGCAAACGACAATACGGGGATATCCATACTTGGTACTCCTTCAAGATCAAGGAATACCCCGAGCTCAAGGAGCTCGACCCACTGCAATCCGTGGCCGGCCAGATTGCTTCCATCAACGAATCCGTAGACCAGGGGCTTGCCGGTCTGCCGGACCAGAAGAAGCTGGTCATTCAATACGAAGACTTCTGTCAGCGCCCAGAACATTACTTTGAGGAAATCAAGGACAGGCTTTTAGCACAGGATGGTATCGGTGACGGAGAGTCGCTCGGCTATACCGGGGAGACGAGTTTTCACAGTACGAATTCCTGGCGGTTGGACGAATATCGCCAAGAGGACGCCGTGAGAGCCTATGCATCGATTCGCGACAGTCGGGACTAGTTCACGCCAGATGTTCGGCAAGTACGGCGATATGTCCACTGATAAACGATCGAAGGCACACACCTACGTGTGGCCCGGATTCATGCACACCGTAACTTTCCGCGGATTATTCGCGTTTTTCCCCCCCTATGAAGGGCTCGCTTGGGAGGACCGCATGTGAGTACGTGCGCTGATCAATGAGGTCGATGAACCGAAAGATTGGGGTTGGGGTTCTGTGGAATCTGGTAGGTCTATTCCTCACACGCGGTGCAAATACCGTGTTCATGTTGATCCTTGCCCAGTTCCTGGCGCCCGAGGCATTTGGTCTCGTGGCGATGGCTGCTGTCGTATTTGAGTTGGGGAACGCCTTTGTTAACTCGGGACTGGGTCAGGCATTGATTCGTAGCAAGACAGTCTCAGACCTGGATCTCAACACAGTCTTCTACAGCAATCTGCTGCTCAGTGCGGTTGCATACTCCGTTTTGTTTGCCGGGGCACCTTTCGTAGCTGATTTCTACAGCCAGCCCGAACTTACTGCTCTTGTGCAGATGATGGGGCTTGTGGTGTTGATCAATGCGGCCAAGATTGTGCAGACGGCCGTTTTCAGCCGAGAGATGGACTTCAAGTCTCAAATGAAGGCAAACGCGTTAGGCGCTGCGATATCTGGTGTCTTGGCGGTGGTAGCCGCGTGGTATGGCTGGGGCGTGTGGAGCTTGGCAGTGCAAATGTTGAGTGCGGCGACCGTTTCCGCGCTAGTGCTGTGGCTGATCAGCCATTGGCGTCCGTCGTTCCAGTTCAGCGGTGAGTCCTTTGGGCGACTGTTTCGCTTCGGTAGGCATCTGCTAGCAGAGGGATTGCTTGATATCGCCTACCAAAACTCGTATGTGCTGGTGGTTGGTAGGTTTTTTAGTGCGGAAGCCACTGGTCTCTATTTTATTGCTAAAAAGTTCAATGATCTACTATCTCAGCAACTAACAAATGCTATTCAGCAGTCTACGTTTCCGGCTCTGTCCACACTTCAAGACGATAATGGCCATTTGAGACACAAATACCGGCAGATTATGCAGGTTTCGGTATTTATAATTGCGCCCGTTATGGCGATTATTGCGGGATTGGCGACACCTCTGTTTCGTTTGTTATTTGATGAAAGCTGGCAGGGCGCATCGTTCTATTTACAACTTTTCTGTGCGGTGGGTGTGCTTTATCCTCTTCATGCGTTAAATATTAATTTGCTAAACGTTAAGGGCAGGTCTGATCTTGTTTTACGTGTCGGTGTGTTAAAGAAATCAATTAACGCCGCGCTCCTGATTGCATCGATTCCTTTTGGTGTGGTTGGGATCATCATGAGCCAGATCATCGGTTCGCTCTTAGCATTGGTTCCAAATGCATACTATTCAGCTCATTTGGTGGGTTACC
This genomic interval carries:
- a CDS encoding lipopolysaccharide biosynthesis protein, whose protein sequence is MNRKIGVGVLWNLVGLFLTRGANTVFMLILAQFLAPEAFGLVAMAAVVFELGNAFVNSGLGQALIRSKTVSDLDLNTVFYSNLLLSAVAYSVLFAGAPFVADFYSQPELTALVQMMGLVVLINAAKIVQTAVFSREMDFKSQMKANALGAAISGVLAVVAAWYGWGVWSLAVQMLSAATVSALVLWLISHWRPSFQFSGESFGRLFRFGRHLLAEGLLDIAYQNSYVLVVGRFFSAEATGLYFIAKKFNDLLSQQLTNAIQQSTFPALSTLQDDNGHLRHKYRQIMQVSVFIIAPVMAIIAGLATPLFRLLFDESWQGASFYLQLFCAVGVLYPLHALNINLLNVKGRSDLVLRVGVLKKSINAALLIASIPFGVVGIIMSQIIGSLLALVPNAYYSAHLVGYPLLAQLIDVSKPIFAASVAGMVAWLVSGSISHELLSVLCGGLAGTLAYLVMSGFIRAEGFVLLFRKAKKVFGGRRRNDD
- a CDS encoding sulfotransferase; this encodes MAAPENRTKKYARVSELEALLKELNGKLAGANEKYLEDCSERFPKIFLMGAHRSGSTLFMQWLADSGLVAYPTNMLSRFFGAPLVGAKIQQLLTDPRYNFRNEILDFNSEINFSSDNGKTRGALAPNEFWYFWRRFLPFDKLDYLPPVELREKADLIGLRDELNALTNIFGKPFAMKAMIMNQNIPELAEQFDKALFIWIRRDPVFNIQSALEARKRQYGDIHTWYSFKIKEYPELKELDPLQSVAGQIASINESVDQGLAGLPDQKKLVIQYEDFCQRPEHYFEEIKDRLLAQDGIGDGESLGYTGETSFHSTNSWRLDEYRQEDAVRAYASIRDSRD